One Streptomyces sp. BA2 DNA window includes the following coding sequences:
- a CDS encoding beta-ketoacyl-[acyl-carrier-protein] synthase family protein codes for MTRRVVITGIGVVAPGGVGTKEYWSLLTSGTTATRGISLFDASQFRSRIAAEADFDPLRHGFSLEEAARLDRAAQFAVTTAAEAMGDSGLSMAELEPTRTGVTLGSAVGCTMGLDTEYDVVSRSGSGWNVDHTLAVPHLFDYFVPSSMAAEVARRQGAQGPVSMVSTGCTSGLDAVGHAVELIREGSADVMIAGATEAPISPITVACFDAIKATSPRNDEPESASRPFDATRNGFVLGEGSAVLILEDLEHARRRGAHVYAEISGFASRCNAYHMTGLRPDGVEMAEAIRVALDEARLDASAVDYINAHGSGTKQNDRHETAAFKRSLGEHARNVPISSIKSMIGHSLGAIGALEVAACALAIEYNTVPPTANLHQPDPACDLDYTPLTAREQPTDTVLSVGSGFGGFQSAMILTRPQLGAAA; via the coding sequence ATGACCCGTCGCGTCGTCATCACCGGAATAGGCGTGGTCGCGCCCGGAGGAGTGGGCACCAAGGAGTACTGGTCCCTGCTCACCTCCGGTACCACCGCGACCCGCGGCATCAGCCTCTTCGACGCCTCCCAGTTCCGCTCCCGCATCGCGGCGGAAGCCGACTTCGACCCGCTCCGGCACGGCTTCAGCCTGGAAGAGGCGGCCCGTCTCGACCGCGCCGCCCAGTTCGCCGTCACCACCGCCGCCGAGGCGATGGGCGACAGCGGACTGAGCATGGCGGAGCTTGAGCCGACGCGCACCGGCGTCACCCTCGGCAGCGCCGTCGGCTGCACCATGGGGCTCGACACCGAGTACGACGTCGTCAGCCGCTCGGGCAGCGGCTGGAACGTCGACCACACCCTCGCCGTACCGCACCTCTTCGACTACTTCGTGCCCAGTTCCATGGCAGCGGAGGTCGCCCGGCGCCAAGGCGCGCAAGGCCCGGTGTCCATGGTTTCCACCGGGTGCACTTCCGGCCTCGACGCCGTCGGCCACGCCGTGGAACTCATCCGCGAAGGCAGCGCCGACGTGATGATCGCGGGCGCCACCGAAGCCCCCATCTCGCCCATCACCGTCGCCTGCTTCGACGCCATCAAGGCCACGTCACCGCGCAACGACGAGCCCGAATCGGCCTCCAGGCCCTTCGACGCCACCCGCAACGGATTCGTGCTCGGCGAGGGATCGGCCGTCCTCATCCTGGAGGACCTGGAGCACGCACGCCGCCGGGGCGCCCACGTCTACGCGGAGATATCCGGCTTCGCCAGCCGCTGCAACGCGTACCACATGACAGGTCTGCGCCCCGACGGTGTCGAGATGGCCGAGGCCATCAGGGTCGCCCTCGACGAGGCCCGGCTCGACGCGAGCGCCGTCGACTACATCAACGCACACGGCTCGGGGACCAAACAGAACGACCGGCACGAGACCGCGGCCTTCAAGCGCAGCCTCGGCGAGCACGCCCGCAACGTCCCCATCAGCTCGATCAAGTCGATGATCGGCCACTCGCTCGGGGCCATCGGCGCCCTGGAAGTGGCGGCCTGCGCCCTCGCGATCGAGTACAACACGGTGCCGCCCACCGCGAACCTGCACCAGCCCGACCCCGCCTGCGATCTGGACTACACGCCGCTCACCGCGCGCGAACAGCCCACCGACACCGTGCTCAGCGTGGGCAGCGGGTTCGGCGGCTTCCAGAGCGCCATGATCCTCACCCGCCCACAGCTGGGAGCGGCAGCATGA
- a CDS encoding ketosynthase chain-length factor: MSTETLDMPSTGTAPATASPVVTGIGVTAPNGLGTEAWWAAVLRGESGIRPLTRFDADPYPARLAGEVPDFDAAQHLPGRLLPQTDPMTRLALVAADEALVNAGVDTDRLPDYAAGVVTASSAGGFEFGQRELQALWSQGGQYVSAYQSFAWFYAVNTGQISIRNGLRGPSGVLVTDQAGGLDAVAQARRQLRKGVKLLVTGGVDSSICPWGWAAHLAGGELSTSADPARAYLPFSADADGHVVGEGGALLVLEDAAWAAERGARSYGSVAGYAATFDAAPGGAGGARLGAAAELALRDAGVSPADVDVVFADAAGRRGADREEAEALTGLFGERGVPVTAPKTMTGRLAAGAASLDLAAALLALRDQVIPPTINVQDTAADCPIDLVTRTRPAPGLRTALVLARGRGGFNSAMVVRASP; this comes from the coding sequence ATGAGCACCGAGACCCTGGACATGCCCTCCACCGGTACCGCGCCGGCGACGGCCTCACCGGTCGTCACCGGCATCGGCGTCACCGCGCCGAACGGCCTGGGCACCGAGGCCTGGTGGGCAGCCGTGCTGCGCGGTGAGAGCGGCATCCGCCCGCTGACGCGCTTCGACGCCGATCCGTATCCGGCCCGACTCGCCGGAGAAGTACCGGACTTCGACGCCGCACAACACCTGCCGGGCCGACTGCTGCCGCAGACCGACCCCATGACACGGCTCGCACTGGTCGCCGCCGACGAGGCCCTCGTCAATGCCGGAGTGGACACCGACCGGCTCCCCGACTACGCCGCGGGCGTCGTCACCGCCAGTTCCGCGGGCGGCTTCGAGTTCGGCCAACGGGAACTCCAGGCGCTGTGGAGCCAGGGCGGCCAGTACGTCAGCGCCTACCAGTCCTTCGCCTGGTTCTACGCCGTCAACACCGGCCAGATCTCCATCAGGAACGGGCTGCGGGGGCCGAGCGGAGTGCTCGTCACCGACCAGGCAGGCGGACTCGATGCCGTCGCCCAGGCCCGACGGCAGCTGCGCAAGGGCGTGAAGCTCCTGGTCACCGGTGGCGTCGACTCCTCGATCTGCCCCTGGGGCTGGGCCGCGCACCTGGCCGGCGGGGAACTGAGCACCAGTGCGGACCCGGCCCGCGCCTACCTTCCGTTCTCCGCCGACGCCGACGGCCATGTCGTCGGCGAGGGCGGCGCCCTGCTCGTCCTGGAGGACGCGGCGTGGGCCGCCGAACGCGGCGCCCGCAGCTACGGCTCAGTCGCCGGATACGCGGCCACCTTCGACGCGGCCCCCGGCGGCGCGGGCGGCGCACGACTGGGTGCGGCCGCCGAACTCGCCCTGCGGGACGCCGGGGTGAGCCCCGCGGACGTCGACGTCGTCTTCGCCGACGCCGCCGGGCGGCGCGGCGCGGACCGCGAGGAGGCCGAGGCCCTCACCGGCCTGTTCGGCGAGCGAGGCGTTCCCGTCACCGCACCCAAGACCATGACGGGCCGCCTCGCCGCGGGCGCCGCGTCGCTCGACCTGGCCGCGGCGCTGCTCGCCCTGCGCGACCAGGTGATCCCACCCACCATCAACGTCCAGGACACGGCCGCTGACTGCCCGATCGACCTGGTGACCCGCACCCGCCCCGCACCGGGGCTGCGCACCGCCCTGGTCCTCGCCCGGGGCCGTGGCGGATTCAACTCGGCCATGGTGGTCCGTGCGTCGCCGTGA
- a CDS encoding flavin reductase family protein has product MSVIDPSEFARAMAHVPTPVTVVTTLDRTGRRWGFTASSFSSLSLDPPLVLVCPARTASCHGAFVAADRFLVNVLSVDQSAVARHFARSGHDKFADGDMEPCEYGLPGLSTAAARVACTLHEVLDGGDHSILVGRVDAVFIGGSEPLVYYNRDFTRPENLALTAAG; this is encoded by the coding sequence TTGTCCGTCATCGACCCCTCGGAGTTCGCACGCGCCATGGCGCATGTCCCCACTCCGGTCACCGTGGTGACCACCTTGGACAGGACCGGGCGTCGCTGGGGATTCACGGCGAGCTCGTTCAGCTCGCTGTCCCTCGACCCGCCACTCGTCCTCGTCTGCCCCGCCAGAACGGCCTCCTGCCACGGCGCGTTCGTCGCGGCGGACCGGTTCCTGGTCAACGTCCTGTCCGTGGACCAGTCCGCCGTCGCCCGGCACTTCGCCCGCTCGGGCCACGACAAGTTCGCCGACGGCGACATGGAACCCTGCGAATACGGCCTGCCCGGACTGAGCACCGCCGCGGCCCGCGTCGCCTGCACCCTGCACGAGGTCCTGGACGGCGGTGATCACAGCATCCTGGTCGGCCGGGTCGACGCGGTGTTCATCGGCGGTTCGGAGCCGCTCGTCTACTACAACCGTGACTTCACCCGGCCCGAGAACCTCGCCCTCACCGCGGCCGGTTGA
- a CDS encoding MBL fold metallo-hydrolase: MIHEPRLAAHLHEVAEHVYAYVQPDGGWCLNNAGLITAGGRAALIDTAATLDRALALRDAVAKVSPRGPGYVVNTHPHGDHTFGNSVFADDAVIIAHEGTRAEMELAGLHLTGLWPDVRWGDITVELPSLTFREPLTLHLGDVRAELMHLGTAHTTNDTVVWLPEQRVLFTGDVVMSGATPFCLTGSVAGSLAVIGKLRALAPGTVVAGHGPVGGPELLDATENYLRYVQRLASDGIAAGLTPLQAAHEADLGEFAALLDSERLVPNLHRAYAEAAGALPGHQLDIGELFSEMITFHGGLPVCCA; this comes from the coding sequence GTGATCCACGAGCCCCGCCTCGCCGCGCATCTGCACGAGGTCGCCGAGCATGTGTACGCGTACGTCCAGCCGGACGGCGGCTGGTGCCTGAACAACGCCGGTCTGATCACGGCCGGCGGCCGAGCGGCACTCATCGACACCGCCGCGACCCTGGACCGCGCGCTTGCCCTCAGGGACGCGGTCGCCAAGGTCTCGCCACGGGGCCCGGGTTACGTCGTCAACACACATCCGCACGGTGACCACACCTTCGGCAACAGTGTCTTCGCCGACGACGCGGTGATCATCGCGCACGAGGGCACCAGGGCCGAGATGGAGCTCGCCGGTCTCCATCTGACCGGCCTGTGGCCCGACGTCCGCTGGGGCGACATCACGGTGGAACTCCCGAGCCTCACCTTCCGGGAACCCCTCACGCTGCATCTGGGCGATGTCCGCGCCGAACTCATGCATCTGGGGACCGCCCACACCACCAACGACACCGTCGTGTGGCTGCCCGAGCAGCGGGTCCTGTTCACCGGGGACGTCGTGATGTCCGGCGCCACCCCGTTCTGTCTCACCGGATCGGTCGCCGGTTCGCTCGCCGTGATCGGGAAACTGCGCGCCCTCGCGCCGGGCACCGTCGTCGCCGGGCACGGCCCGGTCGGCGGGCCCGAGCTCCTGGACGCCACCGAGAACTATCTGCGCTACGTCCAACGCCTGGCATCCGACGGCATCGCCGCGGGGCTCACTCCGCTGCAGGCGGCGCACGAGGCGGACCTGGGCGAGTTCGCGGCGCTCCTGGACAGTGAACGCCTCGTGCCCAACCTGCACCGCGCCTACGCCGAAGCGGCCGGCGCGCTGCCGGGGCACCAGCTGGACATCGGTGAACTCTTCTCCGAGATGATCACCTTCCACGGCGGGCTGCCGGTCTGCTGCGCCTGA
- a CDS encoding beta-ketoacyl-ACP synthase II: MNRRVVITGVGVLAPGGTGIEGFWDLLSSGRTATRGITLFDPSPFRSRVAAEIDFDPARHGLTPQEIRRMDRAAQFAVVSTREALADSGLEGAGSAPHRTGVSIGSGVGAAGGLDAEYRVVSDDGRLDLVDVRYASGHLYRHAVPSSFAAEVAWTAGAEGPATVVSTGCTSGLDAVAHAADLIREGSADVMITGATDAPITPITLASFDAIKATSTHNDEPQAASRPFDADRDGFVLGEGAAVFVLEELTAARARGARIYAEIAGYATRSNGFHMTGLRPDGRELAEAITVALDEARTNPEDIDYVNAHGSGTKQNDRHETAAFKRGLGAHAHRTPVSSIKSMVGHSLGSVGSLEIAASVLAMRHHVVPPTANLHTADPQCDLDYVPLTAREHRTDTVLTVASGFGGFQSAMVLARPDRSAA, translated from the coding sequence GTGAACCGACGGGTAGTGATCACGGGCGTGGGCGTGCTCGCGCCGGGCGGCACCGGCATCGAAGGTTTCTGGGACCTGCTGAGCTCCGGCCGCACCGCGACCCGGGGCATCACCCTCTTCGATCCGAGCCCCTTCCGCTCCCGGGTGGCGGCCGAGATCGACTTCGACCCGGCGCGACACGGGCTGACCCCGCAGGAGATACGACGCATGGACCGCGCCGCCCAGTTCGCCGTGGTCAGCACCCGCGAGGCCCTCGCCGACAGTGGGCTCGAAGGCGCCGGGTCCGCACCGCACCGCACCGGCGTCAGCATCGGCAGCGGAGTCGGCGCGGCGGGGGGACTCGACGCCGAGTACCGCGTGGTCAGCGACGACGGACGACTCGACCTCGTCGATGTCCGCTACGCCTCGGGGCACCTGTACCGGCACGCCGTGCCGAGCTCGTTCGCGGCCGAGGTGGCCTGGACCGCCGGCGCCGAGGGACCCGCCACCGTCGTGTCCACCGGCTGCACATCGGGACTCGACGCCGTCGCCCACGCGGCCGATCTCATCAGGGAAGGCTCGGCGGACGTGATGATCACCGGTGCGACGGACGCGCCGATCACGCCGATCACGCTGGCCTCCTTCGACGCGATCAAGGCCACAAGCACCCACAACGACGAGCCGCAGGCCGCTTCCCGCCCCTTCGACGCCGACCGCGACGGTTTCGTGCTCGGTGAGGGGGCCGCGGTCTTCGTCCTGGAGGAGCTGACCGCGGCGCGCGCCAGAGGCGCCCGGATCTACGCCGAGATCGCCGGCTACGCCACGCGCAGCAACGGCTTCCACATGACCGGACTGCGCCCCGACGGACGGGAGCTGGCCGAGGCCATCACCGTCGCGCTCGACGAGGCGCGGACCAACCCCGAGGACATCGACTACGTCAACGCCCACGGCTCGGGCACGAAGCAGAACGACCGCCACGAGACCGCGGCGTTCAAACGCGGGCTCGGCGCACACGCCCACCGCACACCGGTGAGCTCCATCAAATCCATGGTGGGCCACTCGCTGGGCTCGGTCGGCTCCCTGGAGATCGCCGCGTCGGTACTGGCGATGCGCCACCACGTGGTGCCGCCGACCGCGAACCTCCATACCGCCGACCCACAGTGCGACCTCGACTACGTCCCCCTGACCGCGCGTGAGCACCGCACCGACACCGTGCTCACCGTCGCCAGCGGATTCGGCGGATTCCAGAGCGCGATGGTGCTGGCCCGGCCGGACAGGAGCGCGGCATGA
- a CDS encoding ketosynthase chain-length factor, with product MKIRTLVTGIGVATPHGMGVADYWAATRVGKNAIGRITRFDPSPYPAQLAGEIPDFTPQDHLPGRLVRQTDRSTQLALTAASHAFQDAGVDPGALPEYDVGVVTAAGFGGVEFGQQELRKLWSQGNRYVSAYQSFASFHAANSGQISVHNELRGHAGVLVGDQAGGLDALAQARRHIRRGSKLMVSGGIDASLCPWGWVTHLAGGHVCGSDRPERAYLPFDRAADGHVPGEGGALLILEAERNSIERGAGNVYCEIAGHASTFDPRPGSGRAPGLRRAIDLALTDAALPASEIDVVFADAAGTLRLDREEADALTAVFGVFGVPVTAPKTTIGRLCAGAAPLDVVCAALTIREGLIPPTAHVEPSPEYDIDLVTTHPRTASVRTALVLARGHGGFNSAMVLRAVD from the coding sequence ATGAAGATCCGGACCCTGGTCACCGGCATCGGCGTCGCCACCCCCCACGGAATGGGTGTGGCGGACTACTGGGCCGCCACACGTGTGGGCAAGAACGCCATCGGCCGGATCACCCGCTTCGATCCCTCGCCCTACCCGGCCCAACTCGCCGGTGAGATACCCGACTTCACCCCGCAGGACCATCTGCCCGGCCGGCTCGTCCGGCAGACCGACCGGTCGACCCAGCTCGCCCTGACGGCTGCCTCCCACGCCTTCCAGGACGCAGGCGTGGACCCCGGCGCGCTTCCCGAGTACGACGTCGGCGTCGTCACCGCCGCGGGATTCGGCGGCGTCGAGTTCGGCCAGCAGGAGCTCAGGAAACTGTGGTCCCAGGGCAACAGATACGTCAGCGCGTACCAGTCCTTCGCCTCGTTCCACGCCGCCAACAGCGGGCAGATATCGGTCCACAACGAACTGCGCGGTCACGCCGGAGTGCTCGTCGGCGACCAGGCGGGCGGCCTCGACGCCCTCGCCCAGGCCCGCCGCCACATCCGCCGCGGCAGCAAGCTGATGGTCAGCGGCGGCATCGACGCGTCCCTGTGCCCCTGGGGGTGGGTCACCCACCTGGCAGGCGGCCACGTCTGCGGCAGCGACCGCCCGGAGCGCGCCTACCTGCCCTTCGACCGTGCCGCCGACGGCCACGTCCCGGGCGAGGGCGGAGCGCTGCTGATCCTGGAGGCCGAGCGGAACTCGATCGAGCGTGGCGCCGGCAACGTCTACTGCGAGATCGCGGGCCACGCATCGACCTTCGACCCCCGGCCCGGCAGCGGGCGGGCACCCGGCCTGCGCCGGGCCATCGACCTCGCGCTCACCGACGCCGCCCTGCCCGCCTCGGAGATCGATGTCGTCTTCGCCGACGCCGCGGGCACCCTGCGACTCGACCGCGAGGAGGCCGACGCGCTGACCGCGGTGTTCGGCGTGTTCGGCGTCCCGGTGACCGCGCCGAAGACCACCATCGGCCGGCTCTGCGCAGGGGCCGCGCCCCTCGACGTGGTCTGCGCCGCCCTGACCATCCGGGAGGGCCTGATCCCTCCGACCGCCCACGTGGAGCCATCGCCCGAATACGACATCGACCTGGTCACCACTCACCCGCGCACCGCCTCGGTGCGCACGGCGCTCGTCCTCGCCCGCGGGCACGGCGGATTCAACTCCGCGATGGTCCTGCGAGCCGTCGACTGA
- a CDS encoding acyl carrier protein, whose translation MSEQEFTLQDLTRILLDGAGADESVDLDGNILDTDFEVLGYESLALLETGGRIEREFGIELDDEVFTDNTTPRALVAAVNAQLARLASA comes from the coding sequence ATGTCAGAGCAGGAATTCACCCTCCAGGACCTCACCCGCATCCTTCTGGACGGGGCGGGAGCCGACGAGAGCGTGGATCTCGACGGCAACATCCTGGACACCGACTTCGAGGTGCTGGGCTACGAATCCCTCGCGCTCCTCGAGACCGGCGGCCGCATCGAACGCGAATTCGGCATCGAGCTCGATGACGAGGTGTTCACGGACAACACCACCCCTCGCGCACTCGTTGCCGCGGTCAACGCCCAGCTGGCCCGCCTGGCCAGCGCCTAG
- a CDS encoding acyl carrier protein yields MTAQRTPDTESPRTLVTVPDRAALATLGYDERRRALDTYVRQELGRLLGIDPHQVDTQAKTMNSLGVGSIAGMELQYRIESALHVQLNLQRVLLANSAAELIDCLTRQLGPDTVNSPCGFGESV; encoded by the coding sequence ATGACAGCCCAACGGACGCCGGACACCGAAAGCCCGCGCACGCTCGTGACCGTCCCCGACCGCGCCGCACTGGCCACGCTCGGATACGACGAGCGCCGCCGGGCCCTGGACACGTACGTACGCCAGGAGTTGGGGCGGTTGCTGGGCATCGACCCGCACCAGGTCGACACGCAGGCCAAGACCATGAACAGCCTCGGTGTCGGCTCCATCGCCGGCATGGAACTCCAATACCGGATCGAGAGCGCACTGCACGTCCAGCTGAACCTGCAACGGGTGCTGCTCGCCAACAGCGCCGCTGAACTGATCGACTGCCTCACGCGCCAGCTCGGTCCGGATACGGTGAACTCTCCGTGTGGGTTCGGCGAGTCGGTATGA
- a CDS encoding 4'-phosphopantetheinyl transferase family protein — MNRRELPARTGPPGPGLSGFTVSPDRVDLWLVATPDGPGAELLDGSELDEHERERATAFVRPPDALLYTTAHVALRRLLSRYTGIPARDIRFRREPCPGCGEPHGRPSLSALPPALHFSLSHSGEVALVGIAAVPLGVDVEQLPGAETVEVCSRALHQDEQRELAASEEGPARSVVFGRIWTRKEAYLKGLGTGLSRSPGADYLGADTDRHPQGWSVIDIPCGPGHAAAAAVWGPAPATIDVHRFPEAWLRPPDSGRPRPDTPPNHHEEISMQDLLLSHGAPARTRPRGTR; from the coding sequence ATGAATCGGCGCGAACTGCCGGCCCGGACGGGACCGCCCGGGCCCGGCCTCTCCGGATTCACCGTGTCGCCGGACCGGGTCGACCTGTGGCTGGTGGCCACGCCGGACGGTCCGGGCGCCGAACTGCTCGACGGTTCCGAGCTCGACGAGCACGAGCGCGAACGCGCCACCGCGTTCGTCAGGCCCCCCGACGCCCTCCTGTACACGACCGCTCACGTCGCCCTGCGCCGTCTGCTCAGCCGGTACACCGGCATTCCCGCCCGGGACATCCGGTTTAGGCGCGAACCGTGCCCCGGCTGCGGTGAGCCCCACGGCCGCCCCAGCCTGTCGGCCCTGCCCCCGGCCCTGCACTTCTCCCTGTCGCACAGCGGTGAGGTGGCCCTGGTCGGGATCGCGGCCGTACCGCTGGGTGTCGACGTGGAACAGCTCCCCGGGGCGGAGACCGTCGAGGTGTGCTCACGCGCCCTGCACCAGGACGAGCAGCGGGAACTGGCGGCGAGCGAGGAAGGCCCGGCACGCAGCGTCGTGTTCGGCCGCATCTGGACCCGCAAGGAGGCCTACCTCAAAGGGCTGGGAACCGGTCTGAGCCGCTCCCCGGGAGCCGACTACCTCGGCGCCGACACCGACCGCCACCCGCAGGGCTGGTCCGTGATCGACATCCCCTGCGGGCCGGGGCACGCCGCCGCGGCCGCGGTGTGGGGCCCCGCCCCCGCCACGATCGACGTCCACCGGTTCCCCGAGGCATGGCTGCGCCCGCCCGACAGCGGCCGACCCCGGCCGGACACCCCGCCGAACCACCACGAGGAGATCTCCATGCAGGATCTGCTGTTGTCACACGGGGCCCCGGCCCGGACAAGGCCCCGGGGGACGCGATGA
- the rfbB gene encoding dTDP-glucose 4,6-dehydratase, with protein sequence MRLLVTGGAGFIGSHFVRTLLDGGYAGHEHTDVTVLDKLTYAGNRDSLPAHHPRLHFVVGDICDRALLDDVLPGHDAVVHFAAESHVDRSLDSAAEFVRTNVGGTQTLLDACLAAGVERFVHVSTDEVYGSIEEGSWTEEWPLLPNSPYAASKASSDLMARAYWRTHGLDLSITRCSNNYGPYQHPEKLIPLFTTNLLEGVPVPLYGDGSNIREWLHVDDHCRAIELVLSRGRAGEIYNVGGGDERTNAHITERLIDLCGAGRSLIRRVADRKGHDRRYSLDETKIREELGYAPRIPFDRGLADTVDWYRANPSWWKPMKHPSDDGGAQRWEGSTS encoded by the coding sequence ATGAGACTGCTGGTCACCGGCGGCGCCGGATTCATCGGCTCCCACTTCGTACGCACCCTGCTCGACGGCGGTTACGCGGGCCACGAGCACACCGACGTCACCGTCCTCGACAAACTCACCTACGCCGGCAACCGCGACAGCCTCCCGGCGCACCACCCCCGGCTGCACTTCGTCGTCGGCGACATCTGCGACCGTGCGCTGCTCGACGACGTGCTGCCCGGTCACGACGCCGTGGTCCATTTCGCCGCCGAGTCCCACGTCGACCGGTCGCTGGACTCCGCGGCCGAGTTCGTCCGGACGAACGTGGGCGGCACCCAGACGCTGCTCGACGCCTGCCTGGCCGCCGGCGTCGAGCGGTTCGTGCACGTCTCCACCGACGAGGTGTACGGCTCCATCGAGGAAGGCTCCTGGACCGAGGAGTGGCCGCTGCTGCCCAACTCCCCCTACGCGGCCTCGAAGGCGTCCTCCGACCTGATGGCGCGGGCCTACTGGCGCACCCACGGGCTCGACCTGTCGATCACCCGCTGCTCGAACAACTACGGCCCCTACCAGCATCCCGAGAAGCTCATCCCGCTGTTCACGACCAACCTCCTGGAGGGCGTGCCCGTTCCGCTGTACGGCGACGGGAGCAACATCCGCGAGTGGCTGCATGTGGACGACCACTGCCGGGCGATCGAACTGGTCCTGTCCCGCGGTCGCGCGGGCGAGATCTACAACGTCGGCGGCGGCGACGAGCGGACCAACGCGCACATCACCGAGCGCCTCATCGACCTGTGCGGCGCCGGCCGCTCCCTGATCCGCCGCGTCGCCGACCGCAAGGGCCACGACCGGCGCTACTCGCTCGACGAGACCAAGATCCGCGAGGAACTCGGCTACGCCCCGAGGATCCCCTTCGACCGAGGTCTTGCCGACACCGTCGACTGGTACCGGGCCAATCCGTCCTGGTGGAAGCCCATGAAGCACCCGAGCGACGACGGCGGCGCCCAGCGCTGGGAAGGAAGCACCTCATGA
- the rfbH gene encoding lipopolysaccharide biosynthesis protein RfbH, which translates to MNAHKDLVLDATLKFHLEAQDDRPFVPGTTEIWPAGAVLDEHDRTALVEAALEMRIAAGTSSRKFESRFARKLGHRKAHLVNSGSSANLLAMTAFTSHLLEDRALRPGDEVITVAAGFPTTVNPIIQNGLVPVFVDVELGTYNTTADRVAQAIGPRTRAIIIAHALGNPYEVAEIAQLAEDNDLFLIEDNCDAVGSTYDGRLTGTFGDLTTVSFYPAHHLTMGEGGCVLTSNLALARIVESLRDWGRDCWCEPGETNKCLKRFKYQMGTLPEGYDHKYIFSHVGYNMKATDIQAALGLTQLDKLDDFCAARRHNWRRLREGLEGVPHLILPRATERSDPSWFGFALTVDPDAPFSRAALVDFLENRKIGTRRLFAGNLTRHPAYIGRPHRVVGGLANSDIVTEQTFWIGVYPALTDEMLDYVVQSVKEFVGAHA; encoded by the coding sequence ATGAACGCCCACAAGGACCTCGTGCTCGACGCGACGTTGAAGTTCCACCTGGAGGCCCAGGACGATCGCCCCTTCGTCCCCGGCACCACCGAGATATGGCCCGCCGGTGCCGTTCTGGACGAACACGACAGGACGGCCCTGGTGGAGGCCGCCCTGGAGATGCGGATCGCCGCCGGCACCAGCTCACGTAAATTCGAGTCGCGGTTCGCCCGCAAGCTGGGGCACCGCAAGGCGCATCTGGTCAACTCCGGCTCGTCCGCGAACCTGCTGGCGATGACGGCGTTCACCTCGCACCTGCTGGAGGACCGCGCGCTGCGTCCGGGCGACGAGGTGATCACCGTCGCCGCCGGCTTCCCGACCACCGTCAACCCGATCATCCAGAACGGTCTCGTCCCGGTCTTCGTCGACGTCGAGCTGGGGACGTACAACACGACTGCCGACCGGGTCGCCCAGGCCATCGGCCCCCGCACCCGCGCCATCATCATCGCGCACGCACTCGGCAACCCGTACGAGGTCGCCGAGATCGCCCAACTCGCCGAGGACAACGACCTGTTCCTCATCGAGGACAACTGCGACGCGGTCGGCTCGACGTACGACGGCCGGCTGACCGGGACCTTCGGTGACCTGACGACCGTCAGCTTCTACCCCGCCCACCATCTGACCATGGGCGAGGGCGGCTGCGTCCTGACCTCGAACCTCGCGCTCGCCCGGATCGTGGAGTCACTGCGCGACTGGGGCCGCGACTGCTGGTGCGAGCCCGGCGAGACCAACAAGTGCCTCAAGCGGTTCAAGTACCAGATGGGCACCCTGCCGGAGGGCTACGACCACAAGTACATCTTCTCCCACGTCGGTTACAACATGAAGGCGACCGACATCCAGGCCGCCCTCGGCCTGACCCAGCTCGACAAGCTCGACGACTTCTGCGCCGCACGCCGGCACAACTGGCGCCGGCTGCGCGAGGGCCTTGAAGGCGTGCCGCACCTGATCCTGCCCCGCGCCACCGAGCGCAGCGACCCGAGCTGGTTCGGGTTCGCCCTGACCGTCGACCCCGACGCGCCCTTCTCACGGGCCGCGCTCGTCGACTTCCTGGAGAACCGCAAGATCGGCACCCGGCGCCTGTTCGCCGGGAACCTGACCCGGCACCCCGCCTACATCGGCCGGCCGCACCGCGTGGTCGGCGGCCTCGCCAACAGCGACATCGTCACCGAACAGACCTTCTGGATCGGCGTGTACCCGGCGCTGACCGACGAGATGCTCGACTACGTCGTCCAGTCGGTGAAGGAGTTCGTGGGGGCCCACGCATGA